In one window of Plasmodium cynomolgi strain B DNA, chromosome 13, whole genome shotgun sequence DNA:
- a CDS encoding hypothetical protein (putative), which translates to RNPPPELEASLSGKYDIKVYKCRDIIVCIEGEQKILMKLPITQNIITWNSSERLPVLAKTWRPTVFILNQGNVFIRIIPEKCLVISKVNDTDSFKVSCINYSDGFCCCHPINNLALLYGAYEQHQDSSIMKLPKLPISSGKYNFFIHFFSWGTMIVPKNINVFRGYLCGFKKNTAALIIVPPKIHIYVEFRSSSPIATSMDYKKDFLITARKPNLTDLEIYLIVQDQLIKYDYSYDLRLNKDKAPISHLHIPIKFKITKEEKEKKKENPYYKCKWTFIDTIDQTFITDSCNSSSEHLMSPDLACVFDAETGTYFSTEYGINHCKTFKKLRVSK; encoded by the exons AGAAATCCACCACCCGAGTTGGAGGCATCCTTGAGTGGAAAATATGACATCAAGGTATATAAATGCAGAGATATCATAGTATGTATCGAAGGGGAGCAAAAAATCTTAATGAAGTTGCCCATAACACAGAATATTATTACTTGGAATAGCTCGGAGCGACTTCCAGTTTTAGCCAAGACATGGAGACCCACAGTGTTTATACTAAACCAAGGAAATGTATTCATTAGAATTATCCCGGAAAAATGTCTAGTTATAAGCAAAGTGAACGACACGGATTCGTTTAAAGTCAGTTGTATTAACTATTCGGACGGGTTCTGTTGCTGCCATCCTATTAACAACTTAGCTTTGTTGTATGGTGCCTATGAGCAACACCAAGATTCCAGCATCATGAAATTGCCGAAACTGCCCATAAGTAGTGGGAAGTATAACTtctttatacattttttctcatgggGAACTATGATAGTGCCGAAAAATATTAACGTGTTCAGAGGTTATTTATGTGGTTTTAAGAAAAACACAGCTGCCTTAATTATCGTACCGCCAAagatacacatatatgtggaGTTTCGCAGCTCTTCCCCTATAGCAACCTCCATGGATTATAAGAAAGATTTTCTCATAACAGCAAGGAAGCCTAACCTTACAGACttggaaatttatttaattgttCAAGATCAGTTAATTAAATATGACTATTCTTATGACCTTCGCTTGAATAAGGACAAGGCGCCTATTTCTCACTTGCACATTCCTATCAAGTTTAAGATaacgaaggaagaaaaggagaagaagaaagagaatCCCTACTACAAATGCAAATGGACCTTCATCGACACCATTGATCAGACTTTCATAACGGATTCGTGTAATTCATCCTCCGAGCATCTGATGTCACCAGATTTGGCTTGCGTGTTTGACGCGGAGACAG GCACGTACTTCTCTACAGAATATGGAATAAACCACTGCAAAACGTTTAAGAAGTTGCGAGTCTCCAAA